In Rhodospirillales bacterium RIFCSPLOWO2_02_FULL_58_16, the sequence CCGAAAAAATACGATTTCTTGCAAATCCGACTACGTCAAATCGCTAAAACCGCCCGGCAAATCAAGGGCGTTCGGAGTTTTTAACAGCCGAAAAAATACGATTTCTTGCAAATCCGACTACGTCAAATCGCTAAAACCGCCCGGCAAATCAAGGGCGTTCGGAGTTTTTAACAGGGGACTAATTGGCGGAGGGAAAGGAACAGGGAACCAACCTTCTCTGTTCCGGCAGCGAAACGGTTGCAGACGAGTTGCAGGTCTGATCGGGTAAGCGACAGATGCCGGGATCAAACCTCATATTTTTAAAAGCAAGCATCAGCTAAGAGCAAGAACCGCCAAGAACCGCCAAGGGTTGCTTGAATGGCAATTAACCGTTAACAATCGGGGCATGATCGGAATTGATCTTTTCTCAGGTGCGGGGGGGATGTCGGTGGGGGCTCAGGCTGCTGGCTTGAAGATTGCCTATGCGGTAGAGGCTGACAGCCACGCGGCATCGACCTATTTAGCAAACCATCCCGGCATCCCGGTAATGGTTGAAGATATTTGTGGCGTCCGCAAATTCCCCAGGTTGAAGGACTCGGGACTTGTCGTGCTGTTCGGTGGGCCACCGTGTCAGGGCTTCTCGACCTCGAACCAGAGGACACGCTCATCGGACAATCCCGCCAATTGGCTCTACAAGGAGTTTATGCGGTTTGTAAAAGGAATCCGGCCCGACTTCGTGGTGTTCGAAAATGTGAAGGGCATCGCCGAGACCGAGCAGGGGGCCTTTCTTACTGCGATCCTGAAGGAATTCCACAGCGTAGGCTATTCGACGACGCATAACGTCCTCAATTCTGCCGATTTCGGTGTACCGCAACGGCGGTCCCGACTTTTCATCATCGCCAGCTTGTCGGGGCGCGTTTTCCTGCCCCAGCCGCAGCCGTTCGATCCTCCGACCGTGTGGGACGCGATCGGCGACCTGCCGGAATTGGAGAACGGCGCCTCCATCTCGCAGATGCCCTACGCACGCCTACCGCAATCACCCTACGCAGCAATGATGCGAAGGAATCGCCGCACATGCCACAATAATCTTGTTACGAACAACGCGACGCATATCCTGGACAGATATCACCACATTCCGCAGGGCGGCAACTGGGAAGATATCCCCGTTGAACTTATGGATAACTACACCGACCGAACACGTTGCCACACGGGCATTTACCGCCGTCTTAGGTGGGACGAACCGTCCGTGGTCATAGGGAATTTCCGTAAGAACATGCTTATCCATCCGTCGGCGCGCCGTGGGCTGTCGGTCCGCGAGGCCGCACGCTTGCAATCTTTTCCGGATAGCTATGTGTTCAAGGGGTCGATTGGTCTTCAGCAGCAGCAAGTAGGGAACGCAGTCCCTCCTTTGCTGGCGAAAGCAGTCTTCAATGCCATCCGGTTAGCTGCCGGTGAGGGTTGCTATGCTGCTTGACATAGTGTCCACGCTGCAAAACGCCGACCGGAGCCTGTTCCCGAACGGAGGCGATTACTACGCGAGATATGCTGCCCTCAAAGAATATCTGAACACCAATGTCCACAATAACGTCACGCTTGGGGCCATTGCGAAAGATGGCGGCCTCCTGAATGATCACGGACCAAGCCACATTATGACGGTCATCAGTAGGGCGAGCGACATGCTGTCCGGCAGCAACCCCATGGCGACCTTTACGCCCTACGAGATATACCTGCTTCTGTGCGCGATACATTTCCACGACGTCGGTAACGTTTTCGGGCGCGAACACCATGAGCAGCGGCATATCGAGGTGATGAAAGAGGTGAAGCCGCTTCTGGGCGCCGATTCGACCGAGATACGTTGCATAGCGACGATTGCCTGTGCCCACTGCGGAAAAATCGACGGTGACCAGGACACAATTGGGCTACTGGAAAATGATCCCGTGAACGGAAAGGACGTTCGGGTGCAGTCACTTGCGGCCGTCTTGCGGTTCGCCGATGAACTGGCCGACGACAAACACAGGGCCAAGCGGTATCTACTCGAAAAGAATCTGATCCCTGAGGAGTCTGCGGTGTTCCACAAGTACGCGACCTGCCTGGACTCCGTGATGGTGCGCCCCGATGACGGGTGCGTTGATCTGCGCTTCTGCCTGTCCTCCGCAGACGTCACGCGGCAATGGGGAAAGAAGGCGGGCAACAAGGTTGAGAATGTTTACATCGTCGATGAAATCTACGCGCGGACGCTGAAGATGCACTTGGAGCGGACGTATTGCTCGCGCTTCATACGCTCCTTCGTGGATATCACTCATATTAGTGTCAAAATTGAGATTTTCGACGAACCGGACTCATTCTTCCTTCCTCGCAAGAAGATCGAATACCGCTTGGAGGAGCAGGGATATCCGAGTACTCCGAAGGATGATATACATTCGATGTGCAGGAACCTCCAGAAAGGACAGCATCTGGCGAAGGACTTTGCGGATGGAAAGGCATGAAAATGGAATCCCTTTTGAGAAACCCCTTCGCAGTCCAGACGCCCGAGCATCTTCCCGCTGATGACGTAATCTCGCTGTTCGTCAGCGAGCTCACCGACTATTGGCAGATACTAAACCAGAGCCATACGCTCATCTACGGCCCCCGCGGCGCCGGCAAGAGTATGATCTTCCGATTCATGGAACCAGACTGCCAGATGAAGAACGAGCAGAAGGCGTTCCGCGAACTGTCCTATTATGCCGCATATGTGCCTATCAAGGAAACCGAACTCAATCTGTCTGAATTCTTCCGACTGGAGGAGGCGCGCCAAGCTCCATTGGTGCTGAACGAGCACCTGATGGTCGCTAACGTGGCCTCAAAGCTGTTCAATTCCGTGCTCGCGAGGGCTCCGCTCGAAGGACTGACGGATCAGGAGGCCGACGAACTCCGGAGCTTCTACGGGAGCTTTCTGGCGTCTACACTCACTCGTTCCGGATGGGACAAGGAGTTACCCGCCGTCGACGGGCAGACACTCGCTAGAAAGATCATCGAGCAGATAGCCTCCGCGTTCGATTCCATCTACGCCGATGGGAATTCCTATCTTCGGCGCATGGCCTTCGTCCGCGAGCCTCTGCCGTACAGCGGCGCTTTGTTCGGCTACATGGATATCTTGGTCCCAGTCGTGAAACGGGTGGCGTCCCTCTCGTTCATGCCAAAAGGGCCCATCTATCTGTTGATCGACGACGCTGACAATCTGAGTGACTCGCAGACCATGGTTCTGAACTCATGGGTGGCCAGCCGCACGACGGGCTACCTCTGCCTCAAGATTTCCACGCAGACGTTGGACTACAAGACGTACAAGACGCCCAACGGCAAGCGGATCGAATCGCCGCATGATTTCAGCGAGGTGCATATCTGCGATATCTACACGACGAAGAAGGACACCTACCGGGGTCGTGTCCACAAGATCGTCGAACGTCGCCTCAGCGCCTACGGGATAACTGCCACGCCCGAAGGGTTCTTCCCGGAAGATAGTGAACAGGAAGACGAGATTGCGAAAATGGCGAAACAGATCAAGGCGAATTTCAATGTGTCGGGCCGGGGGGCCAAGCCCTCGGATGACGCACTCCGCTATGCCCGCCCAAATTTCATCAAGGGCCTAGTCGGCACTCGGAAATCTGGTGCCACTTACAATTACGCTGGCTTCAACCAACTCGTGCACATTTCTTCGGGGGTGATCCGGCATTTTCTTGATGCCGCGTCTAAGATGTTCGGCGAGGCCAGATCCCGACACGAAAGTGGCGACATCCGCCATATTCTCCCAGCCATTCAGAATGATGCAGTCCGCGAACTCGCTAACAAGCTGCTTTTTTCGGACTTCGCCGACATCAAACGGGACGAGGGCAAGACCGAAGAGGAACGGGACAACGTCAGAAAATTGCAAAACCTGATCCATGCCCTCGGAGGTATGTTTTATCAGATACTTATTTCGGAAGCCGCAGAGAGGAGGGTATTCAGCGTGGCCTTCAGCGACGGACCCAGCGATGAGGTTCAGGAGGTGCTGAACCTAGGCGTCAAGTACGGCTATTTCCATCAGTCCTCTATCGGAAACAAGGAGGGGACCGGACGGGCGCCGCTCTACATCATGAGCAGGAGGCTGGCCCCTGCATTTAAGCTCGACCCCACCAGCTTTGCTGGCTATAAGTTTGTGCGGAACTCTGCAGTGCTGGAAGCGATGTATCGCCCTAAGGGGCTTCTGAAGATGGTCAAAATCAAGGGGTTCGACGCGGTCATGGAATCCGGGGATCAGGGAGATTTTTTCGAATGACACCGCTCGGAACAGCCAGAACACTGCTCGGCAAACTCAGGCAGGCGCTTCCCGAGACCGTCGATCTGCTCATTTGTTCAGCGAGCTACGAGAAGCGTTCCATTGTCGCGCCTTTGGCACTGCCGACCGACGCTGCCGGAATGATTCTTGTTTGTGCCAACGAGGATGTGCAGGGTGCTGGAAAAGCCCATGCGTTGCAACTAGTCGAGCACTTCGGCGAGAGGGCAGTCAGAGTCACCCTTTCAAAAGTTAACCCTGTAGTCATCGCCGACACCATGATGAGCAATATCCGCGAGATGGCGGAAGATGGAAAGCCGCTCAGGTGCGTGGTTGATATCACCACGTTCACCCACGAGGCGCTACTGATCCTCCTGAAGGTGCTCCAGATATCACTGCCGCCCCTATCCGAGGTGACCTATATATACACTCCTGCGAAGGATTACGACCCTGGAACGCCAACTAAGGCGAAATGGTTGAGCCGCGGCCTTGGTGCCGTCCGGTCGGTCCTCGGCTATCCCGGGACTTGGTTGCCTTCAAAGAAGGTTCATCTGATCGTGCTG encodes:
- a CDS encoding DNA (cytosine-5-)-methyltransferase encodes the protein MIGIDLFSGAGGMSVGAQAAGLKIAYAVEADSHAASTYLANHPGIPVMVEDICGVRKFPRLKDSGLVVLFGGPPCQGFSTSNQRTRSSDNPANWLYKEFMRFVKGIRPDFVVFENVKGIAETEQGAFLTAILKEFHSVGYSTTHNVLNSADFGVPQRRSRLFIIASLSGRVFLPQPQPFDPPTVWDAIGDLPELENGASISQMPYARLPQSPYAAMMRRNRRTCHNNLVTNNATHILDRYHHIPQGGNWEDIPVELMDNYTDRTRCHTGIYRRLRWDEPSVVIGNFRKNMLIHPSARRGLSVREAARLQSFPDSYVFKGSIGLQQQQVGNAVPPLLAKAVFNAIRLAAGEGCYAA